In Synchiropus splendidus isolate RoL2022-P1 chromosome 11, RoL_Sspl_1.0, whole genome shotgun sequence, the DNA window aaaccaaTACATTTTTGAATCGAGGTTATGGAAATGCATAGTACAGATCAACTTCAAACCCAAAATGAGATTAGTATTTTAATAAATACTTAAAATCAAGTAAAACTGAAATCCATCAGAAGCAGAATAACCAAGTTAAATCTCATATTGTTGGCCTGCGAGTTGTAAAAAATCACTACACCACAGCTGTCAGAAGGTAAAGCTATTGAAACAGTTACAATTGTGAAAGGCCGGTAAAGAAGATCATAAATTAAAGTGCCTTGTCATGACCAAAAAATATCATTAACACATGACAACTCTCCTACTTCACGAAACCTGAatgatttttaaattaaaaaactaATAATGGtcattttattaacattttaaaggGACTCACCAACTGCGCTCCATATTTGAAGACTTTCTTTCCATTGTCATCTTCCGAATAAAACTCTTGCAAAAAACGCTTGCATTTTTCTAGCGGggaaacagaggaaaaaaaaacgttagcCATCCATAAGGAATTGAAATGACATTATAAATGGAGTACAACTGGTCCTGAGCACTTGTAGGCGCGATGTGTTGTCCTGCGACGACCCTCTTTGTTGAGTAACATGGCATCCAGTAAATCTCGATGAGTCACTATTGCATCCAGATCAGCACAAACTGACACTGACGCATCACCAGACCACACTTCCAGCCAATTTGTTCGCGTTCTAGAATCAGTGGAGAAAAGAGCGGCAGCCACCAAGACGCGGAGCCGCGGGCTCCAAGTGTCAACACGACAGCAGGAAACAGCCGAGTGTCCATCTTACAGACACAACATATCAGTTGGTTTGCCTCAAAAAAGCGCCGTAACTACAAGCAAAAGCATTAACACGCTGTTGCAAATCGCTCACAAACGCATCGTGGTGACAGTTAAGTGTCGACTTACGTTCGGGTGGTTGCAGGACGATCTCCGAAGCGGTTTGTTATTTCTTCTACGAGGATGTTATTGTAAACAAAGCAGCACATGGCTTTTGTCCTCTTCACACAAGATATTCATCCGCGGCCCTGCATCCGCAGTGAGAAGTAGTGCGAGACGTAGCGGCGTTTTCAGTCAAACTTTGCCCAACGTTTAGCGCTAAAACGAGCGGGAAACCTTAACGAAACCGAATCGCTGTTAATAACTCCAACCTTGGTTTATTTTGTCGAGCTTTTGGTCGCTTCCGTCTCGAGCATCGCACATGCTAGCCTCGACTAGCTTACCGTAACTACACTAATAGCTGCCCCAACGAAATAGCTCCATCTAACTTTTGACCAAGTAACTGGGTCAAACTCAGGCAACTTCCCAGTAACTAAATAAACGCACTCGTGCAAACATAACTGGGGAAGACAGCGGCCATACATGCAGTCCACTGGCGCAGCAATTTTTGCGATCCACACACTGAGCGTCGCGTAAACTGATATCGCAAAGGGTTCATAAAACATACACCACTTTAGTAGAAAGGAGTTACTGGAGTTACACGAGTCTGTGGGGTCCAGTGGGAGCTTTTGAAGTTGTCACCGCACATGTTCTAGTACGGAGGCGCCTGCTCCTTTGTCTCAAACGGCCTCATCCGGGTCACTGGTCCGTTCAGCGTCTCGCCGCTTGAACATAAGTGGCGTCAAGCAACAGTTTACTCCGAGTGGAAAACACAGACGAGATGCGATTCACTCTACAGAACGGACTTATTTGTACTTTGAAGATATTTGGGCGATATTTCCGAGGTTGCTGATACGGAGAAGTACGCAAAAAAACAATCgcgcaagttaaaaaaaatgtgaaggaAACTAAACCAGTGAGGTCAAACGCGTCCAAAAGTGGTGACAACGACTGAGAAGAACGCGTCGCTGTATTGTTCATGGCAACCTGTTGCTGCCATGTGAAACCGCGGAACGTCCACTTACCTTTCTCTGCGGCGTAGTCTTTACGAGCcatgactgcagctgctgttcAGAAGTTGCGACGACTTGTCTCCGAATAATCCGCTACACAACCGGGGGTGTTTTGGAGTGAATTGTTGATTTTGGTGACCGGTGTTAGTGCGGCTGCGACTCGCTGTTCTCCCCCAGTCTCAGTACGAGAAGTGGCGCGAGTATGACGTCCACAGGACCCAATCACGATCGCTGTTTCAGCGAAGGGAGGCGGGCTTCTTTGGTGGCGCGAAAGCCGCGCTCGGCTCCGCGTCACGTGACCCGGCGGCCTTCCCCTTGTTTGTCAGTAAGCGCGCGAAAAGCGACGATTGGATTTCATGCAGCCCCGTGACCCAGCGCTGAACTCACTTTGAATATTCATCTCACGGCAGGCCAcatactaataataaaaacactgacaaaTTGTCAACTCGCCTGAACAATTTTATGCATTTCGCTGCTCGTGAAACACCTGCAATGCCAACTTTTAGTATTATTCTTTCAACATTTCTTTTGTATTGCATCAATACAGCACACTAGTGCGATCAAAATTAACCAAGAACATTAGAACTGCTTtagaaaaaatgtgaaatctAACATGTATAATAACAGTGTTGACCAAAATGAAGCGACTCCACTATCGCTTATAACCAAAGAACTGTTTCATTCGGAACGGACAAAGGTCTCTGCGCCGCTCTGGACCTCATCTTCAGTCGAACAGCTCGTCCATGATACTGATGTGACGTGTAGATGGCTGCgaggcaaacaaacacatgtcatggctctaaagctgaaaacactTAAACAATATGTGATGGGAAAACATTTAACTTGAACGTAAACTCGGAGACGATAAATTGAATACGATTGTGCAATTACATAGTTTGCCCACTAGGTGGAGacaaacactgttatgtttgctACACAAGTTAACTTCAGTCTTTCCCATACTTATACAGCGTCAAACTGAATGGTACCAGTGTGCAGCTGCCCTCATCGTCAGTTTCATAATGACTCATGtgagcttcttcctcttctggtTCCTCCAAATCTTCAATTGGAGACAACCTGTAGGTCACAAGCCACGTGTTGAATATTAGTGTGATCATACAGGGACATTGACACACTAGTGGCGAGTGATTACATGGTACTGTGGGAGTGTGAATCAGGCTGATCCAACAAAGAGGCACTGGAGGTGAAAGCAGACACGCGCCGCCTGATGGGCTTCACTCTTCGCATGAACCTGTAAAACAGCCCGGCAATCCTTTATGGATCATGTGTCATtacaataatgaaaaaaaagcctACACTCTTCTTTCCCACTCATCCATCGTCCACTGTTCCAGAGACTCACACCTAATAATCACATAAGAATCAGGaggcagcaacaaaaacaaagactcaCCCAGAGGAAAAGTCTTCCTCTGATTCAGGCTCAGTTGAAGTACGTTCATCCTCAGACTCGAGGATCTTAGGTAGTGTGGTGGTAACTGGTGTTGCTGGCTGTCTCAGAAGGGTGGAGGTCATGATCGGGGTGGAAAATCCACTGTGGAAGCTGCTCTCGTCCATTGAGGAGCTTGTGGCGGTGTTGATCACGGGAACCTCTCCTTTGTCTTGCACTTCACTCACTTTGAAGAGGTGGCCCTCCAAAGAGCGCTGATACATTTTGACTGATGGCCCTGAGAGGGCAGTAGTGGGACATTGACTTCTTATACTACTGGCTCTGAAAGAAGCGAAAGACACAGGCGATGAACAAACCACAGTGTTTGGCGAAAGGATTCTTCAGTTTTCCTCTCTTGCCACAACAAACTGTGATGCTGTTGCCACTTACATATCCATGCGATCTTGTAGCACCAATTTGGAGCTGAACTGGCTGAGGATCTCCAAAAAGGCCACATTaggctgctgctcttcatttgCATCTTTGAGTGCAAACCGTATTCCATCGCTAATGATGAGGGAAACAGCATTTAGCAAAACCAGACAGCCATTaacctttcttttttcaaatccaACTTAATTCAGTAAAAAGAGATAAAGTGAAGGGAGACTGGCATCCATTTATATGAAGCAACACGTGAAGCTGAACGATAAAACACTTCATACCAATGCTTCTCACCTGTGGAGGGCCATCAGAGGTTTACGTTCATGTGGAAGGAAAACACCAAAACTAGAGGCAAGTCTTTTGGCCAATTCCTGAACCATACTCAAatcctgctgctcttcactcATCATCTCAGAGAAaagctgaaggaaaaaaatgcaggTTGATATTGTGCTTAAACATTATGACAAGTCAACTGAGTCTTTACAGTAATGGTGGAGTCATTCAGCTTAATCAAACAGAATTCAACATAATACGATTCAGGGTTTCCACAAGGATTTCTTGAAACTGTGGTGGAGGCGTGACAATAAAtatgctagtttttaatcatgcaaGGTAGACTtctctctcactgtcctcacacGGTCCGTCGCTTCATATGTCCAGCCAGAATGAGTGACTTAAGTTCCACAAGCAATGGATCTCAGTCATTATGATGCTTCACTCCGATCTTGTCCACCTTGATGAAGTGCATATGTCATctgtttgtttcgatgtttccacttagtTTCAATAGTTTGATCACGTTATATTAAATTTTTCTAAGAAGTGTGGTAGCTCTCATTTAAGATGTGGTGGTGCGCCATGCTTGTTCACACGTGGTGGAAACCATACAACTATCCATCACAGTTGAGATATTGTTTAAGCGCTGTTGGTCGTCCATCAATGACAAGTCACTGCTTCATAGGCTTAACTTTGCACACCCGTATCATTGTAACATCAATACACAACTGTTCAGCCTTGCTTCAACATACACCCACCTGCTGAAGACTCAGGCAAATGGTCTTGGCACTCAACACTGGACTGATCTGCCTGGTCCGGCTGAGTGTctccttgatgatgtcaccaaagTCACTAAAGCGCTGGAAGTACAAGTCAAAAACATGGAATGAATACGGTGGACGTGTGACAGCCATCAATCATCAATGAAAGCAGAAGCAAAACTTGGTCTAGTCGTAACTTTTAAGACACAACATAAAGTTTGTTTCAACTACTTTCTCTAATGGTATTGGGGCGGTCCACTATTTTTCCTTTGGGTTTCAGTCGCATCTCTTCTGATGATTCATACACAGCCGAGTGACACGCTACATTACATAGACCCAGAGCGGCATTACATCATACATTATAGGAATCTAAATGTAGCAGATTGCTGTTTCAAATTATTTCAGTCCATTATTCTTGATTTTCCTGCACAGATTTTACAATGCTTTTCTCTTAGATGTGGACGACCTCTTCTGGCATCTGTTAAGTGTTGATATGTTTCTCCTGATCTTTGAGGTCTTCACCATCTCAAGGAGTCTCAATATGGTTGCTAGAAACtagattttaaaagaaaaattccACCCTTCCTCAGTCAGGTGCGTTTTGAAAAGCACAATAATAAAGGATTTAATTGGGAAAGAAAttggaaaatacataaaatgtacACCTTGTGGTAATATTTGAAGACATCCGTGACAGCATGGATGACCAGCACGCCACATAGGCTGAGCCTGCAGAAGCCTACCAGCAGGCTGCGTTTCCTCTGCAACTCTGTTatcttctgctcttcctcctcctcacctagGACAGAGGTGACGCTTAAAATGTGTAGAgtcaaatggaacaaaagacaTTGGAGAGGATCCATGAGTCATCAGCAACACATTTCAAAACAGAAAATCAACATGGAAAACGTGAAAAATTCTAGAATGTTATTACAGATACCACTTAGTTCAAGATCTTCGTCGTCTGTGAAGATGTAGTCCACCAGAAAAGCGCCCATTTCTGCACGAAGAGACTCAGACGGCAGACACACCAACGACTGTGTGTTCGGATGGGAGTGAGCTGGCTTGCTGTAGATCAACAGCAGGTCACATAGCAGTTCAAAAGCCTGAGGAGGACAGTCAAGGTCAgtaaaaaatgtcattcaacCGTCTTTGCAAAGCCAGAAAATAGCAGTGAAATGAGATGAGAGGTTCTTGTATGATACGTCTACTAACTGATAACAATGGCTTCTAAATCCCCTATCCAGCAATTGAAACGTTTCTGACCCATAGGTATGCTGAAAATGTTGAACTCTTGTTCTGCAAGATCATGAGGTTGCCATTTTAAGTTGTAATCAACCATGATATTCCATGAACGGTGTGAGTACCTTCATGCGATCACTGAAGTTATAGTCCATGCTCAGGATCTTTCAACAGATGCTAGAAAAGAACTATGAAAGAAACTGCACCTCAGAGATCCAAACCTCAGCAACCAAGCCTGAAGAGTGCAGCAAAATGACCACCTTTTGTGTGCAGATAAATGTGAAAGCACTGTAGCCAtgttaataaaacatttaataCCAAAAAGGTCTGCTTATTTAGCATCTCGGAAGAATGGTGAGCCGTAACTAATTTCTAAACAGATTCAACTTTTGACCATATGCAACAGAGTAGGCATGTAGTAGGCATCATGTGAAAAACAGCTACAGAACTGCttttttcctgaaaaaaacaagtcttttaccagacagattagattagatcagcGCAGAGTGATGATTTGTTCCTGACAAATGAGGGCACAGCATAAACATGGTAATTCTTCATCACACAATTCACCAAATGAAAACGTAGATATCAGATCTTACTAACCACATTTCGGATGTCAGCTTCGTTCACAGAGAGACACATTTCACAGACTCTGTAGAAGGATGGCACCTGCTTCTCCAACAGCCCTAGTTCTGCCTAATACAAAAGACATGTTTTTAGTTGTAACTTGAGTTTTTCATCAAAAATCAATCTGTCACACGTTATTGCTAGAATGAGACAACATATTACAGTTTAATACTAAGGGGGGAAATATTCAGAAGTGAAGTAGCAGCTGGTGCCACAATCGTCAAGATTCTTTAAATGATTAGTGATCTAAAGAAATGACTGGTTATTCTGAACTAGTCACAGGCAAACTGAGATTTAATGGACCATAGCATCAAGTTATGTTAGTCATATATGCACCTCAGTCATCACGTTTTGAGCACTGCTGACTTTAGCCCATATCAAGTGGTGAGCTGCGCACCTCAGGGCAGAAACCATGAGCTGAAGAAACTATAAAAAGATGAGATAACAAAGAGGAATAGTAATAGCAATATACACAGGGCAGTGTTTTTAATAAACACgtctttgaaaatacaaagaTGTCAAATGCCACACTTCTCTGTCAGGGAACCCAGACTCGATTTGGCTCTTCATCAGCTGCATGCAGGGTTGAAATAGTCTCCAACTGCGGGGATCTTTGGCACTGAAAACCCCACAGTGTTATCATGTTGACTCCAATGCATGTTGAAAGATAAAGCAGATACCTGCTCAAGGCAGCAAGCCTCTTCAAGGGAGTAGAGGCACGGTATACGTTGTCTTCATCCGCAGCAGCCTTTAACACACAAGACTAACTACAGAAGAGGAACTTGGTATCACCACCACAAACAACACTATTGAAAACCTCACGTGATGTAGGTCTCTTAAGTTGCTGAAAAAACATTCACTGAGAGTGTCCATCAGCTGGCTGAAAGCTCGGTCAGCACGGGAGGAGAAGATAAAGGAGTCAGAGCAAAGTTTATCGACCAGAGTGGCACAGGCATCCAACACTGTGGTCTCAGTGTGCTTCAGCATAATGCCACAAATCTGAACAAGGAGCAGGTCCAAGTGCTGGAAAAGAGAGGACAGTAGAGTTATTGGTGTTTGGCCACAAATGTTTAAATAGTGAAAGACTGAGTAATTCATTCCATTATTATGAATCTGAAGGGTTCGGTAATACTACTACTGTTAGTACTACAAATATAATTCTTATCAATAATCATTTTTTATTGCTAGAATTATTTTAAACTGATTTATCCGACTTATAATTACCTTCTGAAGGCCAACTCTTTTGGTGCCAAAGTTGCAAAATTGCAGCATTTAAACATGGCAAGCagcaaatatgaagcctcatGCAGTCAATACTTTATACAAGCCCATGGCGGACACcagtaacttcaatctgagcagtTGGTGTGCTTCAAGTAGGGTAAATAGAGACAAAGATACGAGGGAGGTTATAGTTTCATCAGAAGAATAACAAGGGGATTCAGATTCATCAATGTTTACACTGTGATGAAGATCATACAGTGAGAAAGAAACTGCTTTGGCCCATAGTGAGAGCGAGTCATTTGTCAAGCTAGTTCACAAACAGCACATGAGGCGGATTGTTACCGTAACTATGCAGCCCAGCAGGCTTTTAGTTAGAGGGCgtcttggacttggactttGTATAGACACAGGAGGTTTTTTTATTTGCTCCATGTAAATCTTTAAAACTGTGTCAATTAAGTATCTTAAAACCCGTCTAAATGTCAAAGCAGAGATATTTATGAGATTATGACAGGAAACAATGATCAAGCTCAATCAAAACAACTCTATCAAACCTTTTCCATGGATGGAGAACTGCTGTACATCTCCAGGTCGAAGTACAGTGGCGCTTTCAGAAGGAGCCCTACAATCCCAGAGTCTGCTGAGTACTGAAGTTCAGCAAGAGGAGAGAAACACACAATGATTTGTATAATCTAATAATAGACACATTAATCAAAACTAAAGAGCAATACCCCAGTTGTACAAAACCCAAATGGCAACACTGTGTTAATAAGTAATATAGAATATCATGAACAAATTCGAACAACACAGGAAAACATTGATTCTTTACCTTGGTGAGAAGTTGAGGAAGTAAAGGGATGAAGTGGTTTGTAATGCGTCTTTGATCTTTCTCCTGAATTCTTTTATCCTTGACGCTCTGGACACAGGATCAAATCCACAGATATATGGTTCAGCTACATTCTCACTTTTGTACATCCTGCATCGTCTCACCCTAATGCTAAATCCAAAGTGTGATTTACATAATGCACAGATTGGTGCCTCCACCATAAAACTGTACTGTTCCACGCCTCGTAATGACATTCTGGCTTCTTTAAAGGTTCAAAACCTTTTTCAATATTGCTACCTGGGTATAAATATGAAACCATTCACACCAACATTTTTACATATGTAAACAGCTTTGACAGTGTACTAATTAAAAAGACAGGAAGATGAGCTGCAGCtttatattttcatcatttgcaCTTCATCTGAAAAAAGTTCTGGCACTATACTTTATAAATCTGCTTGTGTCAGGTCA includes these proteins:
- the LOC128767319 gene encoding cohesin subunit SA-1 isoform X2, translated to MRANPSSARVASKQLRKGYSYFLKQHLVGYEMEDSDIQSMDEWDDSGSDYEATINTPKRKSTSATNARQPPKRPRRNTAARMTPSPNSRPRPQQSPQKRISAKDIFDAVCSGKSAMVTVVDEWLDIYKQSREDGLLVLINFIVQSCGCKGVVSREMLDSLQKTDIISQLAKDFKEDSANYPLCATGPQLRKFKAGFCEFAQVLVHSCRNSLVYDEYLFPYVLELLTGLSDSQLRAFRHTSTLLAIKLTTGLVEQSVIVSDQLQTTQRQYDMENNKQLRDRARDKLEELQAVISEMKENREELSSIIVSTFSGVFINRYRDRLPEIRAACIEELGVWLKTDPEYFLNDSCLKYLGWTLYDKRNVVRLQCVKVLQGLYQNIEFIGRLELFTSRFKERMLSMVMDKEPQIAVEVIKLLELINQSAEGGLEEEECGQIYPLVYVKHQGLASAAGFFLYNKLRSLIATEDGDNENTNSAFIHVLISFFIQSELHEHAAYLVDSLWAVAESELKDWDAMTTCLLQDSGLMYEDEGALIELMMCCMRQASEASPPVGRAQRKKSVKDKRIQEKDQRRITNHFIPLLPQLLTKYSADSGIVGLLLKAPLYFDLEMYSSSPSMEKHLDLLLVQICGIMLKHTETTVLDACATLVDKLCSDSFIFSSRADRAFSQLMDTLSECFFSNLRDLHHAAADEDNVYRASTPLKRLAALSSAKDPRSWRLFQPCMQLMKSQIESGFPDREFLQLMVSALRCAAHHLIWAKVSSAQNVMTEAELGLLEKQVPSFYRVCEMCLSVNEADIRNVAFELLCDLLLIYSKPAHSHPNTQSLVCLPSESLRAEMGAFLVDYIFTDDEDLELSGEEEEEQKITELQRKRSLLRFSDFGDIIKETLSRTRQISPVLSAKTICLSLQQLFSEMMSEEQQDLSMVQELAKRLASSFGVFLPHERKPLMALHSDGIRFALKDANEEQQPNVAFLEILSQFSSKLVLQDRMDIASSIRSQCPTTALSGPSVKMYQRSLEGHLFKVSEVQDKGEVPVINTATSSSMDESSFHSGFSTPIMTSTLLRQPATPVTTTLPKILESEDERTSTEPESEEDFSSGFMRRVKPIRRRVSAFTSSASLLDQPDSHSHSTMLSPIEDLEEPEEEEAHMSHYETDDEGSCTLPSTRHISIMDELFD
- the LOC128767319 gene encoding cohesin subunit SA-1 isoform X1, yielding MRANPSSARVASKQLRKGYSYFLKQHLVGYEMEDSDIQSMDEWDDSGSDYEATINTPKRKSTSATNARQPPKRPRRNTAARMTPSPNSRPRPQQSPQKRISAKDIFDAVCSGKSAMVTVVDEWLDIYKQSREDGLLVLINFIVQSCGCKGVVSREMLDSLQKTDIISQLAKDFKEDSANYPLCATGPQLRKFKAGFCEFAQVLVHSCRNSLVYDEYLFPYVLELLTGLSDSQLRAFRHTSTLLAIKLTTGLVEQSVIVSDQLQTTQRQYDMENNKQLRDRARDKLEELQAVISEMKENREELSSIIVSTFSGVFINRYRDRLPEIRAACIEELGVWLKTDPEYFLNDSCLKYLGWTLYDKRNVVRLQCVKVLQGLYQNIEFIGRLELFTSRFKERMLSMVMDKEPQIAVEVIKLLELINQSAEGGLEEEECGQIYPLVYVKHQGLASAAGFFLYNKLRSLIATEDGDNENTNSAFIHVLISFFIQSELHEHAAYLVDSLWAVAESELKDWDAMTTCLLQDSGLMYEDEGALIELMMCCMRQASEASPPVGRAQRKKSVKDKRIQEKDQRRITNHFIPLLPQLLTKYSADSGIVGLLLKAPLYFDLEMYSSSPSMEKHLDLLLVQICGIMLKHTETTVLDACATLVDKLCSDSFIFSSRADRAFSQLMDTLSECFFSNLRDLHHAAADEDNVYRASTPLKRLAALSSAKDPRSWRLFQPCMQLMKSQIESGFPDREFLQLMVSALRCAAHHLIWAKVSSAQNVMTEAELGLLEKQVPSFYRVCEMCLSVNEADIRNVAFELLCDLLLIYSKPAHSHPNTQSLVCLPSESLRAEMGAFLVDYIFTDDEDLELSGEEEEEQKITELQRKRSLLVGFCRLSLCGVLVIHAVTDVFKYYHKRFSDFGDIIKETLSRTRQISPVLSAKTICLSLQQLFSEMMSEEQQDLSMVQELAKRLASSFGVFLPHERKPLMALHSDGIRFALKDANEEQQPNVAFLEILSQFSSKLVLQDRMDIASSIRSQCPTTALSGPSVKMYQRSLEGHLFKVSEVQDKGEVPVINTATSSSMDESSFHSGFSTPIMTSTLLRQPATPVTTTLPKILESEDERTSTEPESEEDFSSGFMRRVKPIRRRVSAFTSSASLLDQPDSHSHSTMLSPIEDLEEPEEEEAHMSHYETDDEGSCTLPSTRHISIMDELFD
- the LOC128767319 gene encoding cohesin subunit SA-1 isoform X3, with protein sequence MEDSDIQSMDEWDDSGSDYEATINTPKRKSTSATNARQPPKRPRRNTAARMTPSPNSRPRPQQSPQKRISAKDIFDAVCSGKSAMVTVVDEWLDIYKQSREDGLLVLINFIVQSCGCKGVVSREMLDSLQKTDIISQLAKDFKEDSANYPLCATGPQLRKFKAGFCEFAQVLVHSCRNSLVYDEYLFPYVLELLTGLSDSQLRAFRHTSTLLAIKLTTGLVEQSVIVSDQLQTTQRQYDMENNKQLRDRARDKLEELQAVISEMKENREELSSIIVSTFSGVFINRYRDRLPEIRAACIEELGVWLKTDPEYFLNDSCLKYLGWTLYDKRNVVRLQCVKVLQGLYQNIEFIGRLELFTSRFKERMLSMVMDKEPQIAVEVIKLLELINQSAEGGLEEEECGQIYPLVYVKHQGLASAAGFFLYNKLRSLIATEDGDNENTNSAFIHVLISFFIQSELHEHAAYLVDSLWAVAESELKDWDAMTTCLLQDSGLMYEDEGALIELMMCCMRQASEASPPVGRAQRKKSVKDKRIQEKDQRRITNHFIPLLPQLLTKYSADSGIVGLLLKAPLYFDLEMYSSSPSMEKHLDLLLVQICGIMLKHTETTVLDACATLVDKLCSDSFIFSSRADRAFSQLMDTLSECFFSNLRDLHHAAADEDNVYRASTPLKRLAALSSAKDPRSWRLFQPCMQLMKSQIESGFPDREFLQLMVSALRCAAHHLIWAKVSSAQNVMTEAELGLLEKQVPSFYRVCEMCLSVNEADIRNVAFELLCDLLLIYSKPAHSHPNTQSLVCLPSESLRAEMGAFLVDYIFTDDEDLELSGEEEEEQKITELQRKRSLLVGFCRLSLCGVLVIHAVTDVFKYYHKRFSDFGDIIKETLSRTRQISPVLSAKTICLSLQQLFSEMMSEEQQDLSMVQELAKRLASSFGVFLPHERKPLMALHSDGIRFALKDANEEQQPNVAFLEILSQFSSKLVLQDRMDIASSIRSQCPTTALSGPSVKMYQRSLEGHLFKVSEVQDKGEVPVINTATSSSMDESSFHSGFSTPIMTSTLLRQPATPVTTTLPKILESEDERTSTEPESEEDFSSGFMRRVKPIRRRVSAFTSSASLLDQPDSHSHSTMLSPIEDLEEPEEEEAHMSHYETDDEGSCTLPSTRHISIMDELFD